From the Senegalimassilia faecalis genome, one window contains:
- a CDS encoding glycosyltransferase family 4 protein: MDTKLKQHRRRIAVVTMGVKLGDETRGYTRFRFLSELLVSQGFDVDLITSSFQHWEKAQRDTTKACYQGLPYNIVFIDEPGYTRNLDLQRIHSHHIASKNMREHFERTRGRYSLIYAEIPPNDVARTCAECAHEQGIPFVADINDLWPEAMRMVVDVPVLSDIAFYPFARDARRVYQLLSGAVGTSDEYAARPARDRTAPYPKVTVYVGNNLEAFDEGAREHLGDVVKPEGELWAIYAGTLGASYDVATLIRAAALLEKRRCTHAAARAADGNANKHRPFPPVKVKILGDGPDREKLEALAREENAPVEFLGYQDYASMAAWLRASDITVNSLVKSAAQSIVTKIGDYLAAGKPMINTGSSPEFRAKVTADGFGLNVEAESPEALANTLEELARNASLRKIMGARGRAVAEREFDQRTSYLAIVNLLRNLL; encoded by the coding sequence ATGGATACGAAACTCAAACAACACCGTCGCCGCATCGCCGTGGTCACCATGGGCGTGAAGCTTGGCGACGAGACGCGCGGCTACACGCGCTTTAGGTTCTTGTCGGAGCTGCTGGTTTCGCAGGGCTTCGACGTCGATCTGATCACCAGCTCGTTCCAGCACTGGGAAAAGGCGCAGCGCGACACGACGAAGGCGTGCTACCAGGGCCTTCCCTACAACATCGTGTTCATCGACGAGCCGGGCTACACGCGCAACCTTGACCTGCAGCGCATCCACAGCCACCACATCGCGTCGAAGAACATGCGCGAGCATTTCGAGCGCACGCGCGGGCGCTACAGCCTTATCTATGCGGAAATCCCGCCGAACGATGTGGCGCGCACGTGCGCGGAATGCGCCCATGAGCAGGGCATTCCGTTCGTGGCCGATATCAACGACCTGTGGCCGGAGGCCATGCGCATGGTGGTGGACGTGCCCGTGCTCAGCGACATCGCGTTCTACCCGTTCGCCCGCGACGCGCGCCGCGTCTACCAGCTGCTTTCCGGCGCCGTCGGCACGTCCGACGAGTACGCCGCGCGCCCGGCGCGCGACCGCACGGCGCCCTACCCCAAGGTCACGGTATATGTGGGCAACAACCTTGAAGCCTTCGACGAAGGCGCGCGCGAGCACCTTGGCGACGTGGTGAAGCCCGAAGGCGAACTGTGGGCCATCTACGCGGGCACGCTTGGTGCCAGCTACGACGTGGCCACGCTCATCCGCGCGGCGGCCTTGCTTGAGAAGCGGCGCTGCACCCACGCGGCCGCCCGCGCCGCCGACGGGAACGCCAACAAGCATCGGCCGTTCCCGCCCGTGAAGGTGAAGATCTTGGGCGACGGGCCCGACCGCGAGAAGCTTGAAGCCTTAGCGCGCGAGGAAAACGCGCCCGTGGAGTTTTTGGGCTACCAGGACTACGCCAGCATGGCCGCGTGGCTGCGCGCAAGCGACATCACGGTGAACTCGCTGGTGAAAAGCGCGGCGCAAAGCATCGTCACGAAAATCGGCGACTACTTAGCCGCCGGCAAGCCCATGATCAACACCGGCTCGTCGCCGGAATTTCGCGCGAAGGTGACCGCCGACGGCTTCGGACTCAACGTCGAGGCCGAAAGCCCCGAGGCGCTGGCGAACACGCTTGAGGAGCTGGCGCGCAACGCATCGCTGCGCAAGATCATGGGAGCACGCGGACGCGCCGTGGCCGAGCGCGAGTTCGACCAGCGCACGTCGTACCTGGCTATCGTGAATTTGCTGCGCAATTTGCTATAA
- a CDS encoding DegT/DnrJ/EryC1/StrS family aminotransferase, with protein MSEQIRIPFSPPDITEAEIAEVADALRSGWITTGPKTKQLERELADFLGTERVACLGSATAALECALRALGIGPGDEVITSAYTYTASCSPICHIGATPVLCDVAAGSYEMDYSQLERLVTPRTKAIIPVDLGGVMCDYDALLTAIDAFGGAWSPANARQEAIGRIAVVSDSAHALGSVRHGKRAGQVADLSTFSFHAVKNFTTAEGGAVTWRAGLFDAEELYHEFMLMSLHGQSKDALAKTKAGAWEYDVAFPGWKCNMTDLQAGLGLAQMRRYPGMLARRRAMIARYQDNLADMDLSIMQHYRAADGSDASRADDAAARADATQESSSGHLMLVRLNGRGQAFRNRVIEHMAEAGVATNVHYQPLPLLTAYKNLGFDIADFPNVYAQFENEITLPLHTKLTDVDIDEVSRALHAAYTQAEAEGLK; from the coding sequence ATGTCCGAACAGATTCGCATCCCTTTTTCACCGCCCGATATCACCGAGGCGGAAATCGCCGAGGTTGCCGATGCGCTGCGCAGCGGCTGGATTACCACCGGCCCGAAAACGAAGCAGCTTGAGCGCGAACTGGCCGATTTTTTGGGCACCGAACGCGTGGCGTGCCTGGGTTCTGCCACCGCGGCGCTTGAGTGCGCCCTGCGCGCGCTGGGCATCGGGCCAGGCGACGAGGTTATCACGAGCGCCTACACCTATACCGCCAGCTGCTCGCCCATCTGCCACATAGGCGCCACGCCTGTGCTGTGCGATGTGGCGGCCGGCAGCTATGAGATGGACTATTCCCAGCTCGAACGCCTCGTCACGCCGCGCACGAAAGCAATCATCCCCGTGGATTTGGGCGGCGTCATGTGCGATTACGACGCGCTGCTCACCGCCATCGATGCGTTCGGCGGCGCCTGGTCGCCGGCCAATGCGCGCCAGGAGGCCATCGGCCGCATCGCCGTGGTGTCGGACTCGGCCCACGCGCTGGGCAGCGTGCGCCACGGCAAGCGCGCCGGGCAGGTGGCCGACCTGTCCACGTTCAGCTTCCACGCCGTGAAGAACTTCACCACGGCCGAAGGCGGCGCCGTCACGTGGCGCGCGGGGCTGTTCGATGCCGAAGAGCTGTACCACGAGTTCATGCTCATGTCGCTGCACGGCCAATCGAAAGACGCGCTGGCGAAAACGAAGGCCGGCGCCTGGGAGTACGACGTGGCCTTCCCCGGCTGGAAGTGCAACATGACCGACCTGCAAGCGGGGCTGGGCTTGGCGCAGATGCGCCGCTACCCCGGCATGCTGGCGCGCCGCCGCGCCATGATCGCGCGCTACCAGGACAACCTTGCCGACATGGACCTGTCCATCATGCAGCACTACCGCGCTGCCGACGGCTCCGACGCCAGCCGCGCCGACGATGCCGCCGCGCGCGCCGATGCGACGCAGGAGTCGTCGAGCGGGCACTTGATGCTGGTGCGCTTGAACGGACGCGGGCAGGCATTCCGCAACCGCGTCATCGAGCACATGGCCGAGGCGGGCGTGGCCACGAACGTGCACTATCAGCCGCTGCCGCTGCTGACGGCGTACAAGAACTTGGGCTTTGACATCGCCGATTTCCCGAACGTGTACGCG